In the Acidimicrobiales bacterium genome, one interval contains:
- a CDS encoding glycosyltransferase family 4 protein, translated as MRRGGERYLDDLAWYLRGAGHDVDVITGTARAPGVTHTDHGDDVRLAHLRGVARGRVQVTSVETFGLRVVPTLVRHRYDVVHSLNPNAALAARAVGQRVVFTLLGYPTPELLASKPVKARVLRAVMRTAGAVTALSESVAADVEATLGRRPVVIAPGVRTNAFAPSGRTAVSTILFASAMRPEKGVDVLLRAFGAIASRRSDVRLVLCGPGDPEWAFTSAGDAVAPYRDRVDVVGAGSPDELPARYAASHVTVLPSRNEAFGLVLAESLASGTPVVGCRGGGADDIVTDEVGRIVNHGDADALAAAIGDALSLAADPETAPRCVRRAMTWDWQQAIGPQHEALYRDVASTLHRRGRHRT; from the coding sequence GTGCGGCGCGGGGGCGAGCGCTACCTCGACGATCTCGCGTGGTATTTGCGCGGCGCGGGCCACGACGTCGACGTCATCACCGGCACGGCGCGCGCGCCGGGGGTGACGCACACGGACCACGGCGACGACGTGCGCCTGGCGCACCTGCGCGGCGTGGCACGGGGTCGCGTGCAGGTCACGTCGGTGGAGACGTTTGGGCTCCGCGTCGTGCCGACGCTGGTGCGGCACCGCTACGACGTCGTGCACTCGCTCAACCCCAACGCGGCGCTGGCGGCCCGAGCGGTGGGCCAGCGCGTCGTGTTCACCCTGCTCGGCTACCCGACGCCGGAACTGCTGGCCAGCAAACCGGTCAAGGCGCGGGTGCTGCGGGCGGTCATGCGGACGGCGGGGGCGGTGACGGCGCTGTCGGAGAGCGTCGCCGCCGACGTCGAGGCGACGCTCGGGCGCCGCCCCGTGGTGATCGCCCCGGGAGTGCGCACGAACGCATTCGCGCCCTCCGGCCGAACCGCGGTGTCGACGATCCTGTTCGCGTCGGCGATGCGGCCGGAAAAGGGCGTCGACGTCTTGCTGCGAGCCTTCGGCGCGATTGCCTCTCGGCGTTCCGATGTTCGTCTCGTGTTGTGCGGGCCCGGCGACCCGGAGTGGGCGTTCACGAGCGCGGGCGACGCCGTAGCGCCGTATCGCGACCGCGTCGACGTGGTCGGTGCCGGCTCGCCCGACGAGCTGCCGGCGCGTTACGCCGCGTCGCACGTGACCGTGCTGCCGTCGCGCAACGAGGCGTTCGGGCTCGTGCTGGCGGAATCGCTGGCGAGTGGGACACCGGTTGTGGGCTGCCGTGGTGGCGGCGCCGACGACATCGTGACCGACGAGGTCGGTCGCATCGTGAACCACGGCGACGCCGACGCGCTCGCGGCTGCGATCGGCGACGCACTCAGCCTTGCGGCCGACCCTGAGACGGCGCCGCGCTGCGTTCGTCGTGCCATGACGTGGGACTGGCAACAGGCCATCGGCCCGCAGCACGAAGCGCTGTATCGCGACGTCGCGAGTACCTTGCACCGCCGTGGCCGACATCGCACCTGA
- a CDS encoding glycosyltransferase, which yields MADIAPEVSVVCSTFERAHKLPPFFAALEAQTLDAGRFEVVIVDDGSKDDTGAVLQRLADASKLHVRIVSFPQNQGRSKGRNAGWRAAKAPIVAFTDDDCAPDPRWLEEGLKAMAATGATVVVGRTDPNPAQAGNTGVFSRTQRVNESSGTRYFHTCNIFYRRDALERLGGFDVGFRFKGGEDTDLGWRLLESGGTVAFANDAVVLHDISKSSYRAALREASMWLDIPRVTRLHPVKARPMLVHRLFWKKTHELVLVAIGGITVAAIARNPLPLLGVIPWINFRLRRWPIGSGAQRMLYLPHAFLIDTVEVSSMVRGSFLNRVFVL from the coding sequence GTGGCCGACATCGCACCTGAAGTGTCCGTGGTGTGCTCGACGTTCGAGCGGGCGCACAAACTGCCGCCGTTCTTCGCGGCGCTCGAGGCACAAACCCTCGACGCCGGCCGGTTCGAGGTCGTGATCGTCGACGACGGATCGAAGGACGACACCGGCGCCGTGTTGCAGCGGCTCGCCGACGCATCGAAGCTGCACGTGCGCATCGTGTCGTTCCCGCAGAATCAAGGCCGATCGAAGGGCCGCAACGCCGGCTGGCGGGCGGCGAAGGCGCCGATCGTCGCCTTCACCGACGACGACTGCGCGCCCGATCCGCGCTGGCTCGAAGAAGGGCTGAAGGCGATGGCGGCGACGGGCGCCACCGTCGTCGTGGGCCGCACCGACCCCAATCCGGCGCAGGCCGGCAACACGGGCGTGTTCAGCCGCACGCAGCGCGTCAACGAGTCGTCGGGAACTCGTTACTTCCACACCTGCAACATCTTCTACCGGCGTGACGCCCTCGAACGCCTCGGCGGCTTCGACGTCGGCTTCCGGTTCAAGGGCGGTGAGGACACCGACCTTGGCTGGCGCCTCCTCGAATCCGGCGGCACGGTGGCCTTCGCCAACGACGCTGTTGTCCTCCACGACATCAGCAAGAGCAGCTACCGCGCCGCGCTGCGCGAGGCGTCGATGTGGCTCGACATCCCCCGCGTCACCCGCCTCCACCCCGTCAAGGCGCGGCCGATGCTGGTGCACCGGCTGTTCTGGAAGAAGACCCACGAGCTCGTGCTCGTCGCCATCGGCGGGATAACCGTGGCGGCGATCGCCCGCAATCCGTTGCCGTTGCTCGGGGTCATCCCGTGGATCAATTTCCGGCTCCGTCGCTGGCCCATCGGCTCCGGCGCGCAGCGCATGCTGTACCTGCCGCACGCATTCCTCATCGACACCGTCGAGGTCTCCTCGATGGTGCGTGGCTCCTTCCTGAACCGGGTGTTCGTTTTGTAA
- a CDS encoding WecB/TagA/CpsF family glycosyltransferase, with the protein MTLLDDTGSAPVAQHTRRARVRKHHDEGVVLDLRTHRLVPPRQPVNLFGLDVDPLSLTESVDRAEALIETRSPRHHVCINAAKVVGMRNDERLAEVLANADMVNVDGQSIVWASRLLRAKVPERVAGIDFMEALIARAAERGWGVYFLGATDAALEACVAHFQGRFPDLIVSGSHNGYWTDEEQADVFGEVAASGAQLVLVALPTPRKEYLVGDNLAAFGNALVVGVGGSFDVFGGLVSRAPKWAQNWGLEWAHRLAQEPRRMWKRYLVGNSKFCYLVARTWWQTRITRSGAVS; encoded by the coding sequence ATGACGCTGCTTGACGACACGGGTTCTGCGCCGGTCGCGCAGCACACGCGTCGCGCCCGCGTTCGTAAGCACCACGACGAGGGGGTGGTGCTCGACCTGCGGACGCACCGCCTCGTGCCGCCGCGCCAGCCCGTGAACCTGTTCGGCCTCGACGTCGACCCGCTCAGCCTCACCGAATCCGTCGACCGTGCCGAGGCGCTCATCGAAACCCGCAGCCCTCGCCACCACGTTTGCATCAACGCCGCCAAGGTCGTCGGCATGCGCAACGACGAGCGGCTCGCCGAGGTGCTCGCCAATGCCGACATGGTCAACGTCGACGGTCAGTCGATCGTGTGGGCGTCGCGACTGCTGCGGGCCAAGGTGCCCGAGCGGGTCGCCGGCATCGACTTCATGGAAGCGCTCATCGCCCGCGCCGCGGAGCGCGGCTGGGGCGTGTACTTCCTGGGCGCCACCGACGCCGCCCTCGAAGCCTGTGTTGCCCACTTCCAGGGGCGCTTCCCCGACCTGATCGTCTCGGGTAGCCACAACGGTTACTGGACCGACGAGGAGCAGGCCGACGTGTTCGGCGAGGTCGCCGCCTCCGGCGCGCAGCTGGTCCTGGTGGCGCTGCCCACGCCGCGCAAGGAGTACCTCGTGGGCGACAACCTGGCGGCGTTCGGCAATGCCCTCGTTGTCGGCGTCGGCGGTTCGTTCGACGTCTTCGGCGGGCTCGTCTCGCGGGCGCCGAAGTGGGCGCAGAATTGGGGCCTCGAGTGGGCGCACCGCTTGGCGCAAGAACCGCGCCGGATGTGGAAGCGCTACCTCGTCGGCAACTCGAAGTTCTGCTACCTCGTCGCCCGCACGTGGTGGCAAACACGCATCACCCGCAGTGGGGCGGTGAGCTGA
- a CDS encoding sugar transferase: MSIAFDREALELGTLDVRDPDKVVVDLRRAEKTSNPTAPTTAPEILVRREASATKRFLKRAIDVVGASVLLVVAAPIAACIALAIRVTSGKHVLFKQTRVGLDGALFTMYKFRTMVRDAEDLRHQLVEHNEADGLLFKIADDPRVTRLGRVLRPLGLDELPQLLNVLKGNMSLVGPRPALPVEVDKYDERLKARLWVKPGLTGLWQINGRHELSFDDYARFDLHYVDNWSLMLDLWVLVATLPALLRRRGAY, from the coding sequence ATGTCGATCGCCTTTGACCGCGAAGCGCTCGAACTCGGCACCCTCGACGTCCGTGACCCCGACAAAGTCGTCGTCGACCTCCGGCGCGCCGAGAAGACGAGTAACCCCACCGCACCGACAACCGCGCCCGAGATTCTCGTGCGCCGCGAGGCCTCGGCGACCAAGCGCTTCCTGAAGCGGGCCATCGACGTCGTCGGTGCGTCGGTGCTCCTCGTCGTCGCCGCGCCGATCGCGGCGTGCATCGCGCTCGCCATCCGCGTGACCAGTGGCAAGCACGTGTTGTTCAAGCAGACGCGCGTGGGCCTCGACGGCGCCTTGTTCACCATGTACAAGTTCCGCACGATGGTGCGCGACGCCGAGGATCTGCGTCACCAGCTCGTCGAGCACAACGAGGCCGACGGCCTGTTGTTCAAGATTGCCGACGACCCGCGCGTGACGCGTCTGGGTCGGGTGCTGCGCCCGCTCGGTCTCGACGAGCTGCCGCAGTTGCTCAACGTCCTCAAGGGCAACATGAGCCTCGTCGGCCCCCGCCCCGCGCTCCCGGTCGAGGTCGACAAGTACGACGAGCGGCTCAAGGCGCGTCTGTGGGTGAAGCCGGGCCTGACCGGTCTGTGGCAGATCAACGGTCGCCACGAGCTCAGCTTCGACGACTACGCCCGTTTCGACCTGCACTACGTGGACAACTGGTCGCTGATGCTCGACCTGTGGGTCCTGGTTGCAACGCTGCCGGCGCTGTTGCGTCGGCGTGGCGCCTACTAA